One Cynocephalus volans isolate mCynVol1 chromosome 5, mCynVol1.pri, whole genome shotgun sequence DNA window includes the following coding sequences:
- the CIMIP3 gene encoding LOW QUALITY PROTEIN: putative uncharacterized protein CIMIP3 (The sequence of the model RefSeq protein was modified relative to this genomic sequence to represent the inferred CDS: inserted 1 base in 1 codon) → AVAGRAGTGEGPSLPRPALPRTELCTVSPGDATRPXSPSVLPARAPGDRCCGRRRSLGNASYLDRPLLARPRWAGDLARPTPCPGEEPPPPPGSLLARLLRPSSPWEDRRNCAIKRHHNAPGPMQVLPALALSVPSQESLGATGALDHWEFHLTTKEGHDQGCLRKKYEGPGQDHLCGWEESQKPSVPSHGLKTPSGKKLKAPHPPLSRTWKQEHELSLAVAYVPVMVDPRGNNPDKLRFNFYTSQYSNCLNPFYTLQKPTCGYLYRRDTDHTRKRFDVPPANMVLWQT, encoded by the exons GCTGTCGCAGGCCGCGCGGGCACCGGGGAAGGACCGTCCCTCCCTCGCCCTGCCCTGCCCCGGACTGAACTCTGCACGGTCTCCCCAGGGGACGCTACCAGGC TGTCCCCCTCCGTCCTCCCCGCCCGCGCACCGGGCGACAGGTGCTGCGGGCGCCGCCGCTCGCTCGGAAATGCGAGCTACCTGGACAG GCCATTGTTGGCACGGCCCCGTTGGGCTGGGGACCTCGCCCGACCCACGCCCTGCCCGGGAGAagagccaccccctcccccaggttcTCTCCTGGCCCGCCTCCTCCGCCCCTCTTCTCCCTGG GAAGACAGGAGGAATTGTGCTATAAAGAGGCATCACAATGCGCCCGGCCCCATGCAAGTTCTCCCTGCCTTGGCACTCTCAGTACCCTCCCAAGAGTCCCTGGGGGCCACTGGAGCCCTTGACCATTGGGAGTTCCATCTCACCACCAAGGAAGGCCATGATCAAGGATGTTTAAG GAAGAAGTATGAAGGCCCTGGCCAGGATCACCTGTGTGGCTGGG aggAATCACAGAAACCCTCGGTACCCAGCCATGGGCTGAAGACACCATCAGGCAAAAAGTTGAAGGCGCCACACCCACCCCTATCCCGGACATGGAAGCAGGAGCACGAGCTGTCCCTGGCGGTGGCCTATGTGCCGGTCATGGTGGACCCCAGGGGGAACAACCCAGACAAGCTCAGGTTCAATTTCTACACCTCCCAGTACTCCAACTGCCTGAACCCCTTCTATACCTTGCAGAAGCCTACCTGTGGCTACCTGTACCGCCGGGACACTGACCACACCCGCAAGCGCTTTGATGTGCCTCCTGCCAACATGGTCCTGTGGCAAACCTAG